The DNA segment CGGCTTACAGGACGAGAAACTGCTGCTCCTCATTCCCGATGTGATCCTGTCTCTTGATGCAAGGTGAATGCTCAAACACCTTCTGACACATTTACATTATGGGAATCTGTGTAATACTGGCCCCAAACCCAAAATGTCTTGACTTACAGTTGGTCTATTCACAGCTAAAGGCTGATATTGTCACATTAATTAGCTAAATGCTTATTATGGTTTATGACTAAATCATAACCATCAGTCATAGCACATGGATGTCTTCTGTCTGTCATCATTTTGCAAATAGTTACATTGTCTAAAAagattaaaatgcttttttttgtgtgtttgtggtataTAATGTAACACAAAGCAAGGGATaatttcaaaataaacaaatactttTATAAACTCACcattcactttaataggaaccaCTTTAGCCTTGCTCATTTATGCATTTccctaatcagccaatcatgtggcagcggcacaattaataaaatcataaaGATATAGGTGTGTTTGACTTTAACACTTGCATGGATTTTAGTGCCAGGTGAGCTGGTTTGTTCATCTTCTGGGAATTTCAAACAcgacagtctctagagtttacacagaatgatgcaaacagcaaaaaacactgagtgaggTTTGTTTGAGCTGCCTGAAAAGACTGAATCATATAATAGTataaaattgatttatttatacacagacagttgtaaaaagaatttcactgtcgTACCGTGTATGATTCTGTATGTGactattaaaaaattataatttataatttagcTGTGTTGAGTAGAAAAGCATATGAGCATACACAAAATATCCAAGATGTTTAGCCTGAAATTCCTGTTTCTGACTGACAGGAGTAGAGCCTGATATGATCATCTTCTGCATCCACCTCAAGGTctgatgtgttgtgcattctgagatgcttttctgttcaacacAGTTATAAAGAGTGCTTTTGAGTTACTATATACTCCATGTAAGCTCAAACCAATCTGGTGattttcctcctcctctatTGCCAGAAAGCTGAAAGTACAGGATTGGATAGGATGTCTTTTTATGTTGTAGCTTTATACTTTTCCTTCACTGAAAAGAAGAGGACCAGACCTGTTCCAATATGACAGTTATTCTTATAGCAGTTGGAGATGTGATAAAAAGCACATGTgtctgatggtcaggtgtccagatacttttggccatctaaataaataaataaatatctttattttattacatttacataacaGTTAGTTTCATTGAAAATGTTGACAGTAATTGCACATGATATTGAGTCAAGATATAGAATTTAATTGCTGTATATATAATTTGGtgattattttttgtcttttatgtAGAGTGAAGGAGTCCAGCACTGCAATGGTGGTCTCTAGAGTTCTATCTCTATGGAGCAGTGCTGCGTTTGACTGTCTCCAGGCTGAACCCAAACCTTCTCTGCTCTGCCAATCACTCTGTGGCAAGTGCCTGCTCCCCTCGCGCCTCCTCCGCCACGTCTACGCCCACTGGGAGCACCCGTTAGATGGTGTGCGCCACCAAACCCGCATCCTCTTCCGAAACCTCCTCCTGCTCCACCAGCACTCCGGTGACCCTGCATCCGACCTGACCACTGACCCTTACATTATCCAGCTGACTCACAGCCTGCTGGCACTCGACTGGCATACAAAGGGCAAGTATGGCTCGCTGGCATGTCTGGCTGAGCATTTAGGTGCTGAGTACCTTCTCAAGCTTGATGCCAGTCTGCCTTCCAGGCTGCTAGCCCTCATGGGAGATCAGACGCTGGCGACGTACTCCGGTGAGCTGTTGGAGAAGCTGTTTGTGAGTCACAAGGGCCAGCTGTGTGCCCGGTTCAGTGatgatggctggatggatgacTGGCACAAGACTTGGGTCATCCCCCTGCTGGAGGTGCTATGTACTGCTAAGATGGAGCAGACTACTTATATTCTGGATTACTTTCTGCCCAAATTGTTGCGCTGTAATCCTGATAGTTTAGGGTGCATGGTGCAGGCTCTGCAGGACATGCCTTCCAGGTCGTATGGTGAGAGGACAACTTTATCTACTTGTTATGTAATGACGTGTTTAAGGACCATGGTGCAACCAATGGTTAAATGATACAACTTGTAATGGTAATATTATTAACTCATTAACAAATATAGATAATGGTGGAATGTAATCAGTATGGAAACTAATTAAAAATATCATGGACCTGCTGGCTATGTTTCACTGGCTGTTTGGGATCCCCAGACCCTTCTTTCAGATCTACTGTTGTAAAGTACATCTAGTGTATAAGACAAGCAAAATACAAAGCTGCAGTATTGCTACAACTAATACAAAGAAGCAAAGAACTATATGACTAGCATTAAAAGATGAATTTAACCACCTGCTTCCTTCCTTTAGTTATAATTTACAATTAGAGATGTCTCTGCTCACCTTCATCTAGCCTTTGCTTTGTGGGTTTTTAGGCTCCGTGGGTAGCAGAGGAGCTCTCGGAGCGTTGATGACTTGTCTGCGTGCTGCCAGAGCTCAGGGAGTTCTCAAGCCTGCTGATGGGCACCTATGGGGTATGATGGTACCCCTTCCTCTGTTAAAACAAGCTCTGGTGCATAAACATGACCAGGTGAGTCTAAGTCTTTATGTCGATTTGGTATCGTAGATCTTTTTGCTTTAGTATAAAGAAAttatacgtgtgtgtgagattaggtCCGTGTGGACGCGCTCGGATTAGTGTGCGAGAGCCATCGCAGCACAGAGACCCTCTCCACACAGGAAATGGATCTAATCCGCCACTTCCTGCCCAGCAACTTGAACAGCCAGTCACCTGGAGTCAGGCAGCAGATGGTCAGCCTATTTAAGaaggtctgaaacacacactgttgtgtttgttttgtaaggACTCTGATTGGTTGCATGATGTGGCAACATGGTTATCCTGCtaaaatcttttttcttttttctttaaaatcttCTTTCTGCATTGTATGAGCAGCTCCTCTGTAGGATGAAGGAAAGTACTCAATCCTTGCAGAAGAAGATGGCACAGGAAAAGGATGAAcagcaaaaagagagagaccagaaCACCCTCAACACATACCAGGTACAGTATCATTTGTATAGTAGAATGTGCTGGTATTGTACTGACATAGCCGCATTGATGGGGTTTTTGAAGATATTCAGAATCCAGAAGTATTTCATGTATTCAGAGATAAGTTGAACACATACCTATGTTGATTTTATCACACCCTAACCCTCTTTATCCTGAGTACATTCGACCTGAGTAAATAACTGGCTATGAGGCAAAAATGTGCTCCTGGTGGTACACCATATTATgcgcacacacatttatacaaaaTGGTATTGGACATTTATAGATCATTATATATCTATAAAAAATCCTATAACATCCTATATCTTTAGAGATCTATATAGATCATTATTCCTTATTGTATCCTGCAGTGCACCTATTTCTTAGTAATGTTATATTCAGAAGATTTGAGgtgtattttacatattttatacatatacaagTGCATTAGCTTTATTAAATACAAGCAAGCTTTGAAGCAGGAAAGAAGACTGAAATTAGGGAGCTGATGAGGGAAGGGGTGATGAACAGAAAAGTGTAGATAACAGACATGTGTTGAAGTGTAGAAGAGCATGTCTAGTAGTCAGTCTTTAATGtataataaagaatataaagCCTGCGCTGGGTTTTTCTTCTAACTGGGGAGAAAGGTGTtgagactatgtgtgtgtgtgcgtgtgtgtgtgtgttttctcaggaGTTCCTCTGCTGGTTCTGTGAGAGTTTATTTCAGGTTTTGCAGCCAGGAGCCTCTTTCTCCAGGTGTTTAGTGACTCTGCAGCTGCTGGGGCTGGTGGCTGATCATTTCTCCTTCAGCATGGGTATTGTTCAGTCTTTTCCTCTGATAAACCACACATCATTCAGCTTTATTTACTTTCAGAATGTTATTGGCCAAATTAATTTCTGTACTTACATCTGGATTGTTAATTCAAAACCTTCATGAAACATTAGAAAAATAGAggacacattttaaatgaaaaataattttccttttacacttttacattttgtaaGCACTGTGTCATGTAGTTTGTCAAGTGAACAGCTTTATCCTTATTCCCAACAGCCACAGTACCCTTAGAGTTTGACACGCCAGCACCTGTATGCCGTAGTAGTAGGGCAGGTATAGACTAAATATCATCTAAATGCAATGTTTTGTTAAGCTTTGTAAAGAAGTCATGTAAAATTTGAGTCTTTGTTAGGCTGGAATATTTGCAGATTACACATTGTCACACAGTGATGATCCGGTTTCTGAATGCTTAAAGAGATATGCTATTCATGAATAAAAGAAGCATGGGTTCCCATTTTAAACATATCATTTTCATCGAAAAATGACTCCAGTTTAATGTTtggtttaaatattaaatgacaAACACCTACACTTTAAAATGGTGAAGCAAGGTTCAGGAACTGTGTTTTACACACTGGCAGCTTTATCTATTGTATTTGATTAaccttaatttttttctgtgcaAAATCTAGGATATTCTTAATTGGATAAAGTAAGCAGTTataatgtacactgatcagccataacgttAAAAGCACtgagttgaagtgaataacattgattattgattattattacaataGCACTTGTCAAGAAATGACAAGTTCTCATTGTTCTCAAATGGAGAAGAAATTCTCAAGTGATTCTGATGCTCTGTCTATATATTCTACTCAGAAATTAAGACTGAATAACTTTTGCAGATCAAAGTGAAGGCCCATGCAAATGAAAGTGACTTACTGTATATACTTTTTCTCTTTGGTTTCTGTGTCAGACCCAGAAAGCTTTGCTCTTGGAGCCTGTGTGACTGTTCCACATGCACAGGCTGTCCTCTACTGTCTGTCCAGCAACTTCCTGGAGGTGAAACAGCTGGCCTGTACACTGCTGCAAAAACTGCCTTCCAAAACAGTGGGCTTACAGGTTTGTTGTGGCTCGACCATTCGTCTGACTACCATTGCTGAACGATATCGAACAATAATGCCTCACAGAGATAGTCAGAGATAATGCTGCAGCATGTCATCCTAATATTTCACCGTGCTACATAAATTATGATGAGGACAAGGATCTTTAATGATTCTTCCTACATGTGCTGCTGCTCAGGAGCCAGAGAGGTTGCAGTGTGTGCTCCAGGCTGCTTTAGACCTCAGCACCAGTACCAAGCCCTTTGACAGTGTCACAGCTGCCCACTTGCTCAATCTGCTGCTGTACCAGGAGGCCCTCCAGCAGGCACTGCTCCACTGTGCCCATGAGAAAAGTGTCCCTCTACAGCTACCAGATTTTATCCAGTCTTCAGAGGTCTCCATTTTGGAGAAGAACACACTGGCAGGTATGTAGATACATATCTCGTCTTCTcatgtgcttcttttttttttattgattctgTGAAATTATATTATGCTGTAATGTTGAGGCTgagcattttttttgtaatgtttccTGTTTCAGTGGTGCTCTTCTTGATGACATGTCTGAAGGCTGAGGTTGCTCAGGCTGAGACTTCTCTGCTCGTAGCTGCTGCTTCCTGTCCTTTATACGGCAGAGctcactgtatcactgcagCCCTGCAGCAGCTTAGCACTGGGTATGGCAGCATACATTACAGGCCAAATTATCCACATGCATCCATCATTAtacattttttccctcttaCTATGCATTGTACAATTCTGTCAGTAATACTCAAGCTGAAACTGCATAGTAGGGATTTTCTAcaaagtaatatttttttttgccctaAAACTGATGACGAAGCCATAATTCATAGAGACTAGTGAAACTCAAACTAGAGAAACTCTAGTCAAGTTTGAAGGACGTTGGTACTTTATGGTCAAAAATAGTGCATGGTTGTGCTCTGATTCGCCACATGGTGGTGCTgctgtggtaaatttatttatttatttatacaaaactGGTTTTCAAGCTTGAACATCAGACTGTGATGTTTTAGACTAATATTTCTAACGAAGTTCTAACTAAAATTCAAAATCAAAAACTTCAAATTCTGCTCAAATCATCTTCCTTGTtattcaaatacatttttatatacattactCATATACATTTTTGATGGACCAAACTATTTTTGTTTAACATGTCAACAAATTTGACCGCGAGTACTCCAAAATGAATGTCATTATATATCTCCACACTGCTTTGGCTTATTGACCCCAGTCTTGGTGTCCAGACCTAGACCTGAAGGATACGTGAGCAGTTGTGAAACAGTGCAGCCTACTGGTGAAAAGATATGAAAGATTTTGGCTGTATTATTTGTCCTAAAATCATTTAACTGGTATTTTTAGATTTAATGAGGCATATTTAACTAGCAGGTCAAATAGTAAAATAGTTTATTATGACTGCCATTTTGGGTGTCTGCCATTTCATATTGTGTGTTAAGATGCTTTCTTTACAACCACATTAGAGTACCCTAATGAAACGTGTCGAGTACAGTGTTATTGTCTTGTTCCATCTTCAGTTTAAGTGCTTACACGCAAATAATacatactatactgtactttTATTCATGCACTTACATTTCTCAAGCATTTCAAGTGCTTGAACCCTGATAATTGTTGCCATAGCTATAttccaaggtgtgtgtgtgtgtgtgtgtgtgtgtagatcccTCCAGCTGCAGGCTGAATGGAGCCAGGTTGTGTCAGACCTCATTGCTCAGTGCTACAGGATGTCTGATGTGGTTTCACCTGTCGTTCAGAGCTCCTCCCCTGAGGGTCTTATCCCAATGGACACTGATTCTGGTTCGCATTTCACcttagaaaatataaaatatatttatattgaaatatgtTTGATATTCCTATGGAAGCTGGACAAGGCATAACCTACTTATTATTTGGATAAAGGCATCATGGTGGCTTTTTACTCTATATCTTTCCTGAAGCCTAACAGCAAAAAGAGTGAATATTATGTTAAGGCTAAGAAATGGTAGCAAAGTGAATTAACATGAAGTATGAGTTTTGACTGTAAGTGGGcttttatgtgtatttgttttttctcctctgAAGAAACATCATCTGGCCTGCAGAAGATCCTTCAGGAAATCCAACCTCGAGACACCAATGACTTCTTCGCCACTGCCCGAGAACTGGACACAACCTCTGAAGAGCAGCCTCACACACCTCAGCCCACAAACAACGGTGAAAACCGACCTAATACTGATAATACCCATGTTTCtcacatggtttattttatctacTCTAAAACCCAGCACTCTTGTCAAAGCTGAAAGCAGTAACAGCTCTCAAACTTGTGTGGTAACTGGCAGTACATTTTTCGTCCTTTAGAGGTCAGTGTGTCATTACACACAAGGCTGGGTCAGAATATAGTACAATACTAAAAATAAACCCATAAATATTGATTTATGTCTGTCTTCTATAGGATCTGAACATGAGGCTTATCGGGTCACGGCTCagatggtgttggtgtgttgCTGGAGGACTATGAAAGAGGTGTCCATGCTGCTGGGGGAGTTGTGTCAGAGAATGCCTCTACATACAGATGCATACAGAGGCCTGATCACTGAAGAGCAGGTCagtaagcaacacacacatacacacacacacacatacatctagTAATTATATGTACTTATATAAGAACAGCACAAAGCTCTTTTATAAGAACCTTATCTTTTGGTTGGACTTCTTGGCAGGGGCATCTGGTATAAGTAACACCCCCCAACACGTACACTCCCTCTGGTCAtcgtaataaaaaaaaaaaacacttaagtTTTAATATTTGAAGTCTGTGGTGATGGGATGGTTGTTTTAAAATTTTGGTGCAATTATGTGTAGTAAAGTATCTCATCTCTTTTGTGTCCCACACCTTTCTGCTGCTACTCTTGTCTCCAACTCATTGTACACATGAattgtggaaactaatgatgtcatctGTGAAATCACATGCGCAGGTtcctttacttcctgaacaagtgcaAACCTGAGTATGAGTTGTGTTCACATTCACAGGAATCGTGGCACGGTTCCAGtgcaccacctcctacaggtagtcAGGGGGTCAGGTTTCACATTAATGATTTTTCCTGTAAACCAGTGCTCTGTTTCTGACTTAACTGCCAGTGTGACTGCTCCCTTAGTTTTTCGTTCAGAGACTTTAGGACACTTTTTGGGTGTGAATCCAGAATAAACGCTATCCCTGTACACTTGGCACAGTTTCTCGTGAAAGTTATTCAAAACATGCTCTCATTCACATCTGATCAGTTACTGCTAACAAATGCAGATTATTTTTTGGGGCTTATGCACCAATTATCTTTTGGATTGAGAAGGTGTATGTGAAATATAATCACAGGTCTAATAATGAACATGAGCAAGGTGGATTATTTACTCTATAGAAGTGAATGTAGAATGTAGACTAAGGACGTGTCGTCCAATCAAAATACAAATTGCACGAATGAAAGGTTTCCAGCTTCTATGTTTTACTATATTTGGTATTTGTAAGAAACGTTATGAGAGAGTTATGTAACACTATGAGTCTTTGCTATATAAGGAATTACTTAATTGTTATTAGATATAGTCAAGCTTGTAAATATACAGACAATGACATGAGTATATTGGAGTataatgaaaatgatttaaCTTGAAGGTATTTGCTTTCACATCAGGTGAATGATAGTTATTACAGCACTTTTTTTCACTCATTCAtggtcatttttaatatttcagttgCAAATAACATTTCAAACTATAGGTTTCTTTAGTTCCTGCTTGTTCTCTGAGCATTTTCTTGCTCAGTTGAATTCATATCAGGTGATTGACTTGACCGTTGCAGACCATTCCACTTttttatcataaaaaaaaaagaaaaactcttgGCTTGCTTTCGAAGTCTGCTTTGAGTCATTGTCCAGCTGCACTGTGAAGCACCATCCAGTGAGTTTGGAAGCTGAATCTGAACAGATCCTTTACACTTCAGAAATCATCCTGCTGCTTTTGTCAGCAGTTAAATCATCATAAATGCAAGAGAAGCAGTTGCATTGGCAGccacacacatgcccacactGTAAGATGAGCTGGTCTGCTTCTAgttctttctgttctttataCTCTTCTCTTATTATCATTCTGGTACAAGTTAATCTTTGTCTCATCTGACAATAGATctgtttttttacagtttttttcagAGGTGATGGTAAACTCCTTGCTTATCAGTGCTGTACATCTTGCAGTAAAACCTCTGCATTGGTGAAGACGTCTCttgattgttgactttgacaCAGATACATCTACCTCTCGGAGGGTGTTCTTGATCTTATCACTTCTGCTGTGTACcatgaaaagttttttttcctgtcatcTACCTCAGTATTTTTTTTCGTGCTGTTCTGGCCTTTTGGTGTTCCTGACCCCATCAGAGCATTTTACAAGATCACACATAAAGAAGTTCTTTTTTTCTAAtgagtttgtttttatttttttagtctaATCAAATTTTGCTTTTCTGGCAGTGACTGGCTCTTTGGACtttctatttaattaaaaataatagatTGTTACCTAATGCAAAATCAGctcaagacttttttttatctgcttAGTTGTGAAATAAGAAGGGAATAACACACATCTAGCGCCGGAACTGCTGAAAGGCCAATTGTCCAATTACTTATGGACCTTTATAAAATGGACAGGCCATCATGTAAAAGTTGCCGTCCGGTCAATTCAAATGAAAGTCGAGAGTTTGCACTTTGAGgtcatgttcattattttatttcaaatgcaAAACACACC comes from the Hemibagrus wyckioides isolate EC202008001 linkage group LG03, SWU_Hwy_1.0, whole genome shotgun sequence genome and includes:
- the thada gene encoding thyroid adenoma-associated protein isoform X2, which codes for MVVKKKAPKVEAVILDSTELKILTSSLSVDGEDDSKELAQVLKECLTSADPVQQVQLVSKAGSMLEHVTKAESLPDPLLLTCLDTLAVIYTTRLQAKNPLRRAVASALGNVPDWLEEKAVCCLSERLSASLSSRSSEHYNHLTDCITSCLDSCPIGEKCIHRLITQVLQFFQKVVSEYLEQNRGLAGRHVAQAQLMQSCLAVVKASMLVIQRSQELISAAQLETSTSSALQQAFSGLLQCYTQILTNEEFVQAVQSTAGMAVVLLIKSVMGNGDSVAVMVAGLLQCTQQEGDTAPLWLKESCAGLYVSIRPAALALYLSHGALAMLSWRGRTLGLQDEKLLLLIPDVILSLDARVKESSTAMVVSRVLSLWSSAAFDCLQAEPKPSLLCQSLCGKCLLPSRLLRHVYAHWEHPLDGVRHQTRILFRNLLLLHQHSGDPASDLTTDPYIIQLTHSLLALDWHTKGKYGSLACLAEHLGAEYLLKLDASLPSRLLALMGDQTLATYSGELLEKLFVSHKGQLCARFSDDGWMDDWHKTWVIPLLEVLCTAKMEQTTYILDYFLPKLLRCNPDSLGCMVQALQDMPSRSYGSVGSRGALGALMTCLRAARAQGVLKPADGHLWGMMVPLPLLKQALVHKHDQVRVDALGLVCESHRSTETLSTQEMDLIRHFLPSNLNSQSPGVRQQMVSLFKKLLCRMKESTQSLQKKMAQEKDEQQKERDQNTLNTYQEFLCWFCESLFQVLQPGASFSRCLVTLQLLGLVADHFSFSMDPESFALGACVTVPHAQAVLYCLSSNFLEVKQLACTLLQKLPSKTVGLQEPERLQCVLQAALDLSTSTKPFDSVTAAHLLNLLLYQEALQQALLHCAHEKSVPLQLPDFIQSSEVSILEKNTLAVVLFLMTCLKAEVAQAETSLLVAAASCPLYGRAHCITAALQQLSTGSLQLQAEWSQVVSDLIAQCYRMSDVVSPVVQSSSPEGLIPMDTDSETSSGLQKILQEIQPRDTNDFFATARELDTTSEEQPHTPQPTNNGSEHEAYRVTAQMVLVCCWRTMKEVSMLLGELCQRMPLHTDAYRGLITEEQVEGVGRYFREQLLQSRHRGAFELAYVGFVRLTEMLCRSGSTSLQQLPAQWLKEVLEEVKGSDPSSKLCATRRSAGIPFYIQALLSSEPKSSSCSLLKMTMRELTALAMPSHDGATDRSTVPQVHALNILRALYRDTRLGENIVPFVADGLQAAVLGFTSPIWAVRNSSTLLFSTLITRIFGVKRGKDEHSKKNKMTGWEFFTRFPALYPFLLSQLKEAATSVDSDAGQVKLHPSLFLLLLVLGRLYPSPMDGSSSPLSLASFRPFIIRCSRSAVYRTREMAARALVPFVLVTDVPSTIRTLLEDLPVKAGPGTQQNHIHGTLLQVLFLLRSYLADTHRPQTPGGDQDSDFIRSLRLRVWLATRQNPCLVTRGTMLDVLSDLCTSPSAPVKGKSPSFVLSRHTC